The following proteins are co-located in the Deltaproteobacteria bacterium genome:
- the larB gene encoding nickel pincer cofactor biosynthesis protein LarB has translation MDETRLRTLIEQVAAGHVAVEQAVEALRGFPILDLGIAQLDTQRGLRNGFSEVVLCTGKTPDHVARIVRSCLEKSLPLLATRCPAELAASLLAESPPLQYDAVSRCLWYRPQPTPPLTARLAILAAGTADLAVAEEARVTARFFGCEAETYYDVGVAGLHRLLRHIETIRCADLVIVVAGMEGALASVVGGLVTAPIIAVPTSVGYGVHRGGETTLFAMLTSCAEGISVVNIDNGFGAACAALRILRKCSRSADVK, from the coding sequence GTGGATGAAACCCGCCTACGCACGCTGATCGAACAAGTCGCTGCCGGCCATGTGGCTGTGGAGCAAGCCGTCGAGGCATTGCGAGGATTCCCGATCCTCGATCTCGGCATTGCGCAACTGGATACGCAACGGGGACTGCGCAATGGATTCAGCGAAGTTGTGCTCTGCACCGGCAAGACCCCGGACCATGTCGCGCGCATCGTGCGGAGCTGTCTGGAAAAATCCCTGCCGTTGCTGGCCACGCGCTGTCCCGCCGAACTGGCGGCGTCGCTGCTGGCCGAATCTCCGCCGCTCCAATACGACGCGGTCAGTCGCTGCCTGTGGTATCGACCGCAACCCACGCCGCCGTTGACTGCGCGACTCGCCATTCTGGCCGCCGGGACGGCGGACCTCGCCGTGGCCGAAGAGGCGCGTGTCACGGCGCGGTTTTTCGGATGTGAAGCCGAAACCTATTACGATGTCGGCGTGGCCGGATTACATCGACTGCTGCGCCACATCGAAACCATCCGTTGCGCCGATCTCGTCATCGTCGTCGCGGGCATGGAAGGCGCGTTGGCGAGTGTCGTCGGAGGTCTCGTGACTGCGCCGATCATCGCCGTGCCCACGAGTGTCGGATACGGCGTGCATCGTGGCGGTGAAACGACGCTCTTTGCAATGCTCACGAGTTGTGCGGAAGGGATCAGCGTGGTGAATATTGATAATGGCTTCGGCGCCGCATGCGCGGCGCTGCGCATCCTGCGGAAATGCTCGCGCAGCGCCGATGTCAAGTGA
- the larE gene encoding ATP-dependent sacrificial sulfur transferase LarE, which yields MQLYQQLADYFTARGSVIVALSGGVDSAVLAVVAHRTLGQAMIAITGDSPSVPARDRVGSSEFCRRYAIPHRLVPTQEFSDPQYRANAGDRCFFCKQELFRCLEVVRQSEGLAWIAEGTNLSDLGGHRPGMRAKAAAPTVIAPYLDLGIDKAGVRAIARHLELDVAEKPASACLASRIPVGTPVEASVLRQVDAAEDQLRNLGLAQVRVRHHGALARIEVPREDFTQCLAVQAEIVTRLRALGFQHVTLDLQGYRTGGGIHRG from the coding sequence ATGCAGCTCTATCAACAACTTGCGGACTATTTCACCGCGCGCGGTTCGGTCATCGTGGCGCTCTCGGGCGGAGTCGATTCGGCCGTGCTCGCGGTTGTAGCGCATCGGACCCTGGGGCAGGCCATGATCGCCATCACCGGCGATTCTCCGTCGGTTCCGGCGCGCGATCGTGTCGGATCGAGCGAGTTTTGTCGTCGCTACGCGATTCCTCACCGACTCGTGCCGACGCAGGAATTTTCCGATCCGCAATATCGCGCCAACGCCGGGGACCGCTGTTTTTTCTGTAAGCAGGAATTGTTCCGTTGTCTCGAAGTCGTGCGTCAGAGCGAGGGCCTGGCGTGGATTGCGGAAGGGACGAACCTGTCCGATCTCGGCGGGCATCGTCCCGGCATGCGCGCCAAGGCCGCGGCACCGACCGTGATCGCGCCCTATCTCGACCTCGGGATCGACAAGGCGGGCGTGCGGGCGATCGCGCGACATTTGGAGCTGGACGTGGCGGAGAAGCCCGCGTCGGCCTGTTTGGCGTCGCGGATTCCGGTGGGCACGCCGGTCGAGGCGTCCGTACTCCGTCAAGTCGACGCAGCGGAAGATCAGTTGCGGAATCTTGGCCTCGCACAGGTGCGCGTGCGACATCATGGCGCGTTGGCGCGCATCGAAGTCCCGCGCGAGGACTTCACGCAGTGTCTTGCGGTGCAAGCGGAAATCGTCACCCGGTTGCGTGCGCTGGGGTTTCAACACGTGACACTGGATCTGCAAGGCTATCGGACCGGCGGAGGGATCCATCGTGGATGA